In a single window of the Drosophila subpulchrella strain 33 F10 #4 breed RU33 chromosome X, RU_Dsub_v1.1 Primary Assembly, whole genome shotgun sequence genome:
- the LOC119557610 gene encoding protamine-like protein 99C isoform X1, producing the protein MDGTKRRNALQAPVYNFQKVARVTNNGYLNFLIEYKKMFCGLSPKDMVRFGARQWNQLTLKEKELFKNMKDPVTVTKSAPQEFENQSLVENPGKSEREKCSSVRSPSARERESRIKKKRKPSKSIKKRPSLVLKTLDPSRLGSAVAYIHFMRKFQRKNNNLKANDLLNKGTRLWCRLHGSQRQQFERPLWVVRTG; encoded by the exons atGGACGGAACAAAACGTAGAAATGCTCTTCAAGCCCCTGTATACAACTTCCAAAAGGTAGCGCGCGTTACAAACAATGGGTACCTGAACTTCTTAATTGAATATAAGAAGATGTTCTGCGGGCTTTCCCCAAAGGACATGGTACGTTTCGGAGCCAGACAGTGGAATCAGTTGACCCTTAAAGAAAAAGAACTCTTCAAAAACATG AAGGATCCTGTGACCGTTACAAAAAGTGCTCCTCAGGAGTTTGAGAATCAGTCCCTTGTGGAAAACCCCGGTAAATCTGAGCGGGAGAAATGCAGTTCCGTTCGCTCTCCCAGTGCCCGTGAGAGGGAGTCCAGAATCAAGAAGAAAAGGAAGCCATCCAAGTCCATCAAGAAGAGACCCAGCCTTGTGCTGAAGACCCTCGACCCAAGTCGTCTGGGCTCCGCCGTAGCCTATATTCATTTCATGCGCAAGTTTCAGAGGAAGAACAACAATTTGAAGGCGAATGATCTACTAAACAAGGGAACTCGTCTTTGGTGCCGTCTGCATGGAAGCCAGCGCCAACAATTTGAGAGGCCGCTTTG GGTTGTGAGGACTGGATAG
- the LOC119557653 gene encoding protamine-like protein 99C has translation MDGKKRGKALRKPIYKFQKVARITNNGYLNFLMVYKKAFCGVSTKDMVRFGARQWNQLTLKEKQLFKNMKEPVTVRKSAPQEFESQSHGEGPGKSEREKSSLVRSPYARERESRNKMERKKSQSIKRRVKKKASPVLRNRDSSPCDQRWPIFILCASFKH, from the exons ATGGATGGGAAAAAACGTGGAAAGGCACTTCGAAAACCAATTTACAAATTCCAAAAGGTAGCGCGCATCACAAACAATGGCTACCTTAACTTCTTGATGGTATATAAAAAGGCGTTCTGCGGAGTTTCCACAAAAGACATGGTTCGTTTCGGAGCCAGACAGTGGAATCAGTTGACCCTCAAGGAAAAGCaactctttaaaaatatg AAAGAACCTGTGACCGTTAGAAAAAGTGCTCCTCAAGAGTTTGAGAGTCAGTCCCATGGGGAAGGCCCCGGTAAATCTGAGCGGGAGAAAAGCAGTCTAGTTCGCTCTCCTTATGCCCGTGAGAGGGAGTCCAGGAACAAAATGGAAAGGAAGAAATCCCAGTCCATCAAGCGCAGGGTCAAGAAGAAAGCCAGTCCTGTCCTAAGGAATAGGGATTCAAGTCCTTGTGATCAGCGGTGGCCTATATTCATTTTATGCGCAAGTTTCAAGCACTAA
- the LOC119557610 gene encoding protamine-like protein 99C isoform X2 — translation MDGTKRRNALQAPVYNFQKVARVTNNGYLNFLIEYKKMFCGLSPKDMVRFGARQWNQLTLKEKELFKNMDPVTVTKSAPQEFENQSLVENPGKSEREKCSSVRSPSARERESRIKKKRKPSKSIKKRPSLVLKTLDPSRLGSAVAYIHFMRKFQRKNNNLKANDLLNKGTRLWCRLHGSQRQQFERPLWVVRTG, via the exons atGGACGGAACAAAACGTAGAAATGCTCTTCAAGCCCCTGTATACAACTTCCAAAAGGTAGCGCGCGTTACAAACAATGGGTACCTGAACTTCTTAATTGAATATAAGAAGATGTTCTGCGGGCTTTCCCCAAAGGACATGGTACGTTTCGGAGCCAGACAGTGGAATCAGTTGACCCTTAAAGAAAAAGAACTCTTCAAAAACATG GATCCTGTGACCGTTACAAAAAGTGCTCCTCAGGAGTTTGAGAATCAGTCCCTTGTGGAAAACCCCGGTAAATCTGAGCGGGAGAAATGCAGTTCCGTTCGCTCTCCCAGTGCCCGTGAGAGGGAGTCCAGAATCAAGAAGAAAAGGAAGCCATCCAAGTCCATCAAGAAGAGACCCAGCCTTGTGCTGAAGACCCTCGACCCAAGTCGTCTGGGCTCCGCCGTAGCCTATATTCATTTCATGCGCAAGTTTCAGAGGAAGAACAACAATTTGAAGGCGAATGATCTACTAAACAAGGGAACTCGTCTTTGGTGCCGTCTGCATGGAAGCCAGCGCCAACAATTTGAGAGGCCGCTTTG GGTTGTGAGGACTGGATAG
- the LOC119556892 gene encoding uncharacterized protein LOC119556892, whose translation MGDHADQNHDEVPTLEGVIWHDVVDRIEFECRAFSTGNMDALQRRRQVECALNRVMPWNDVHFSRINLPHSHSFECNNPADYRRMMTENMGATTRVCIGTATFWCIPSLLQFHCNYFERHIRRGYRFREGADLTAVGFRAAYDWMRLQESLGNDIGAEQVVATLHTAMQLEMRALQTDCYRFLCGAHFREEIAFEVYLKALKYPELEALRKVMLQRIGIHFLAVVGGIHFRQMPLEDVITMISQDSLGVNSEVEVLFALICWLAHRPQESPSLMPQLIGCVRFTLMPLPVLRRLWDISSVSSSPSSTDGTFWLAFHNDLKMRERISIAITVASLRLLLPTRREILESLKDVEVEAPREWMYDEACSYHLPYPKGPYSHVVNGQGILSYVSQRAQGSRKFQTTCPRRSRSLLPANNDLQTIEEVPEEDRGEENREEAAGPEPKSQDLTVATQQILDEGENNVADENVDHSEFHEQIRELNRLGMEARLLADALRSRRLRSRARDPETSSESGNELEICATVGSDNVLHPTRVEFRTRRNGVTFPATSPAMEDSSHYRRWEEARRREAQVGFKESEDEDEEDEEQIENYMMELEAMCLELDLFLPYEEDPQSPEPKVTPPEGQIHPLETFVQETDLLIKGLLNPID comes from the exons ATGGGGGACCACGCGGACCAGAACCACGATGAGGTACCCACTCTGGAAGGTGTCATCTGGCACGATGTGGTGGACAGAATCGAATTTGAATGCCGGGCATTCAGCACTGGTAATATGGATGCACTGCAACGTCGACGTCAAGTGGAGTGTGCCCTCAATCGTGTGATGCCCTGGAATGATGTACACTTTTCCCGAATCAATCTACCCCATTCGCATTCCTTTGAGTGCAACAATCCCGCCGATTACAGGCGCATGATGACCGAAAATATGGGTGCCACAACGCGAGTTTGCATCGGAACAGCCACTTTCTGGTGTATTCCTTCACTTCTGCAATTCCATTGCAATTATTTCGAACGTCATATTCGCCGG GGCTATCGCTTTCGCGAGGGCGCTGACCTTACTGCTGTGGGTTTTCGAGCTGCCTACGATTGGATGAGATTGCAAGAGTCTCTGGGAAACGATATAGGAGCGGAACAAGTGGTTGCCACGCTGCATACGGCCATGCAACTAGAGATGCGAGCACTGCAGACGGACTGTTATCGATTCCTGTGCGGAGCCCACTTCCGAGAGGAGATCGCCTTCGAGGTTTACCTAAAGGCCCTGAAGTATCCCGAGCTCGAAGCGCTCCGCAAGGTGATGCTTCAGAGGATCGGGATCCATTTTCTGGCCGTGGTGGGGGGAATCCATTTTCGCCAGATGCCCCTAGAGGATGTGATCACCATGATTTCCCAGGATTCTTTGGGGGTCAATTCCGAGGTGGAGGTCCTATTTGCCCTTATCTGCTGGCTAGCCCATCGTCCGCAGGAATCCCCAAGCCTGATGCCACAACTGATTGGGTGCGTTAGATTCACCTTAATGCCACTACCCGTTCTACGAAGACTGTGGGACATATCTTCGGTGTCCAGCAGCCCCTCGAGTACCGACGGTACTTTTTGGCTCGCTTTTCATAACGATCTCAAAATGCGGGAGAGGATCAGTATTGCGATCACTGTGGCGTCGCTGCGACTTCTGCTTCCCACTCGTCGCGAAATTCTCGAATCCCTGAAGGATGTTGAAGTGGAGGCCCCAAGGGAGTGGATGTACGACGAAGCGTGTTCCTATCACTTGCCGTACCCCAAGGGTCCCTACAGTCATGTTGTGAATGGTCAAGGAATTCTTTCCTATGTCTCGCAGAGAGCTCAGGGTTCGAGGAAGTTCCAGACGACATGTCCAAGGCGTTCAAGGTCCCTCCTGCCTGCTAACAATGATCTACAGACCATTGAGGAGGTACCAGAGGAAGATAGAGGAGAGGAGAATCGCGAAGAAGCCGCCGGACCTGAACCTAAAAGCCAAGATCTTACCGTAGCAACCCAGCAGATCTTGGACGAGGGCGAAAACAACGTCGCTGATGAAAATGTGGATCACTCGGAATTCCATGAACAGATTAGGGAACTAAACAGACTTGGGATGGAAGCACGATTACTAGCGGACGCTCTTCGTTCACGGCGATTGAGATCAAGGGCTCGAGATCCTGAGACCTCTTCGGAATCTGGGAATGAATTAGAAATATGCGCTACCGTTGGATCCGATAATGTGCTACACCCCACACGAGTGGAATTTCGCACCCGGCGAAATGGGGTTACGTTTCCTGCCACGTCTCCGGCTATGGAAGATAGTTCCCATTACAGACGTTGGGAGGAAGCACGAAGGAGGGAGGCTCAAGTCGGATTCAAGGAGTcggaggatgaggatgaggaggaTGAGGAACAGATCGAAAACTACATGATGGAGTTGGAAGCTATGTGCCTTGAATTGGATCTATTTCTGCCCTACGAAGAGGATCCTCAGTCTCCCGAACCGAAAGTTACACCACCCGAGGGTCAGATTCATCCCCTCGAAACCTTTGTGCAGGAAACAGATCTCCTGATCAAAGGGTTATTAAACCCTATTGACTAG
- the LOC119557571 gene encoding protamine-like protein 99C: protein MDGKTLRKTTGSLNLSSQDRKRFYGISPKNGIRFGAREWNYMTLFKNTKETMTVIKSAPQELESQSHGESPGKSELEKSSLVRSPYARERESRNQKERKISKSIKRIVKKKASPVLKIRDKSPLGSAVAYIHYMRKFQSLNSHLSGPDLLNKAARVWCVLTESQRKQFDLNLKVYKRNNGFNFLKIV from the exons ATGGACGGAAAGACACTTCGTAAAACAACTGGCTCCTTGAACTTATCGAGCCAGGACAGAAAGCGATTCTACGGAATTTCCCCAAAGAACGGGATACGTTTCGGAGCAAGAGAATGGAACTATATGACCCTCTTTAAAAATACG AAAGAAACTATGACCGTTATAAAGAGTGCACCTCAGGAGCTTGAGAGTCAGTCCCATGGGGAAAGCCCCGGTAAATCTGAGCTGGAGAAAAGCAGTCTTGTTCGCTCTCCTTATGCCCGTGAGAGGGAGTCCAGGAACCAGAAGGAAAGGAAGATATCCAAGTCCATCAAGCGCATTGTAAAGAAGAAAGCGAGTCCTGTGCTAAAGATTCGCGACAAAAGTCCTTTGGGCTCAGCGGTGGCCTATATTCATTATATGCGCAAGTTTCAATCACTAAATTCTCATTTGTCGGGCCCTGATCTATTGAACAAGGCAGCTCGTGTTTGGTGCGTTCTGACTGAAAGTCAGCGCAAGCAATTTGATCTAAATTTAAAGGTTTATAAGAGAAATAATGGCTTCAATTTTCTAAAGATTGTGTAA